The window TCCTAGCATTGCACAATGCTAACTGGTTTAAAAGCACCAGAAGTCCATTTCTGTTTTCCAGAAACACACCATCATCTAGAGTGAAAAATCAAGTGGCCTCTACCCCCACCCTCTTTGCATCCACTCATTGTTCTCACgtgtcagatcctcagcttgttCAGGCTCGATCAAGTCCAGTGCCAAGGCCTCCAAGTTCCTAAAATGCTGCTGCAGAACCGGATTCTCAAAGCTGTCGTTCCTGCCATCAAAACCCAGAAACATTCACCACATGTCAGGAGTAAGCTGAGCCCATAAATAGGACTACTGAGCCCCCAGTTCAGAAGTCAATTCCCCCATCCTCCCGTGCACAATTAAGCATCTCCATCACCTGTGGTGCTTCACTGAGGACTGGTTTTCTCTCAGGTTTACTGCCTGCAGAAGTAGTCACCATATCACCAGCTTAATAAGCTGCCAGCTTATTAATAAGCATGATGTGTATATGTGAAAGAAATGAACATGGCATCAGCCCACACTTCAAAACCAGTTTTGCCCCTTTCCACGCAGCCAATATCTGAATACACATTCCCCTCAATGTGAGCACTATGAAGTTGTTCCTCTTCAAGAGGGAGAGGCATAACTCCCTTTAACAATTATTCAGTAGGACTTCTCATTTAAACATCCTAAAATGCTTGACTTACAGATAGATCAGACATGGGTTCTCTCATGGTCACTGAAACATACTGCCTCTGGAACATGGTGTAATGGCCTGCTCTATAGGACATGTGTTAAAGGAGTCCCAGAATGTGCTGGTACAACTGTTTAAGGCAtgctgtgtgggggtggggtcaaAATAGCTCTGCTACACATGTTAATTTTTGGTTTATTAATATAGTGTCTTAGGCATAGCCCACTGCATGTGAATGTATGCCTTAAACTGTCAAGGACAAATGATGTAACAAACTAGTTCAGGCAATCAATCTCCCTGCGACAATCTCCTGGCTTAGTGCAAACACACCTAAGCAGAGTGCATTGGAGACCTATACCACAGCTAATTTTCAATTAGCAGCTCAATTTTGGCCCCTTGAAATAGCAGCTTGTTGGTAATTTCCAAATGTGAGATATTGCACCCTGGGATGGAATTAGGACTAATTCATTTTATCTAGACTTACACTGTACCCATCATTATGGTATCTGAATCAGTGCAGCTATACATGTATTGGAGGTTTGACCAATGGGGCAGGCATCACACTGGAATGCACCAGATGAGAGCAGATCTTTAGGTCAAGTCTGGTTTAAGTTTTGTGGCCAACCATTATAATCAATACCCGGAAGCTGTCTGGCTTAGCTGTTGTATGCGGACACCATATTGTAAAAGTGTTGCATGATCAAAGCATTTCAAACAATGGTTTTATATAATGTTTAGAGTAGACATGTCCTTGGAACACCAGACAGCCAAACAAATTAATCAGAGTTAAGAAAAAGCACTCAAGTTGCATTATAAATTGCACAGTTTCAACCACCTAGTGCTTtgaagtctatgattctgtgtgcaTACCACAGCTGCCGCTGAACACTGTATAACACAGCAGGTGATAGCTTTGTGTTTTCATGCCCCGTGCCTCTGGCCTCCATTCACCTGTACTTGAACCGGAGTTTCTGGATTATTTCCTTCATTTTGTCCACCTGTTCATCATTGGCTGGGACCTTTTCTGTAAAGTCAATTTTCCGTTTGTCATCTGCATAAGGCAGGAAAATGAGGTGGAAACCTAGACCAGAGAGAGACCAGAGATCAGTTATCTGAAAGCCTGACCTCAGAACAGCATGTCGAGGGCAAGCCCAAAATGCTTTGCAGTTGGGCGGGCAGGAAAATTTATCTATGCTAGCCAGAGACTTATTGTATACAATCTGTCAATAATGCACAATTAACTAGCATCTCTTCCCTTTTCAGACATTTCTTAGGCAGTCTCTTTTCTGAAGAGCCAACATTATCTTCAGGGGTATTCAAACAGCACAGTGAAGCCCAATCCTGACTGGAGTCTCTGGCCACCATAATATAAATCAGGATCAATAATAATTAATGCTGCTGAGTTTTGAGAGATATGATCTAAGTGTGTGAGCAGAAACTAGGGATTATTGAGTTGTAATTCCATCGGACACTGATTCTCAGTGGAGTTGGGCAAGTCATCTGTCTTTTCTGCATCACTCCATCAGGAGAACACTGATACATCTCACAGTGGTGGTGTTGAGACAATGGAATTAATGCTTATGAAGAGATTGGATAGAACTACACACTACATGCATGGAGCATCATTTTTCTCCCCAAACTTCTCAACCCAGGGCTCTCCAATTATAAAAGTGAGGAAAAGCAGAAGGAGAATAATTTACCACTGCTCTTTCATAACACCCCAGCTCAATTGGTACACAGTGACAATCAATAAATGAAAATCATCATCACTCAATCTTCAGAAGAGCCCAGGGACAGAACTAAATTCAAGGAGGCATAAGAGCTCCAGGTAACCAATAGAAAGAGATTTTTCCATTCTGATGTTGGCTACCTGAAGCAGTTAGCAAagatgtgggaggggagggaaactgTTGCAGCCACATTGGACTTGCATGTTATTTTATCCAGGGCAAAACGGACACAAATGGAGGCTTTTAAAATGTGCAGCAGGGCACAGTACACAGGTGCAACATGGCACAGCTAAACAAGGCCAATACCAGCCTTGCACCAGAAATCCATAGCATCAGGCATTCATTTTAAATTGCCTCAACTGAAAAATTGTGGCAGACCTGTGCAAAGCAAATATTTCAAGTGAGCAACTGTGGCTAGAGACCAACAAGCAACTTGTTCTGTGTCAGATTCCTGACATGACCATCTCCTCTTTTGCGAGTCACTTTCTCCCCAATCTTTATACTAGGCAGCAGGCAGTATCTGGCAGGGATAGTGCATGTTCTCTAGCTGACAGCTTTTTTCATGCTGCAAGATGGAAAAAATGCAGTCTCTTCACATACCTGGAGGGGCTGTCTGCACTTTCTGTTCATCCAGCTCCTCTTCCTGTGGGACCAGGGCCACAAAACGGGGGGGAGTATTCCGGCTGGGGGTGTACCTGCACAATGCCATCACCTCTTTGTCTAGGCACTTGGTCAGTAAGGCATTAAACAGAGTTGTACTCCCTGTGCAACAAAAGCCATACATCTGTCAGACTAAGAACCCTGCTCCCTCCTGGGACACAGACACTTGACCCAAAGCATTACAGACCTTAGCATCTGCCACTTTTTGAATATACCTGCAATACTGCAGATGGCGGCCAGAAGAAGAGACAGAAAAATAACGTTAACAGGGTAAAACTCTGAGATGACAACATGGTCTCACCTGAACAGAAGAGCAAGAGAATGCTGGAGATTGCTGGACTCGCCAACATTTGCaacaggagaagggggaagagaatGGAAGGAGATATCTGGCAAAGCCCCCCTTCAATTTGGATATGTACAGGTACACTCTCTTGGAGGCCTAGCAATGGTAGACTCAAGGCCCTCACTGCAGAGGCAGGGTACTAAGAATCTAGGTTGTAAAAACTCCATCCTCTTTCCAGACCAAAACATTAGCTTTTATTTTCACCAGACACCTAACTCAGACTATGTAGTCAAGAGCAATGCAGGGGCTGTTCTGCTGGACCTAAATGGACCGTAAGGCAGTAAAGGAGTTAGCTAAATATCCACCCCAACAGCCCAACACTCAAGGGAGTATGCCTTACATCCCATACCAGGAGCATTGTCTCAGATGCTGAGGGAGAAGGGCACCCGGTCCTACCAGAGCCCTTTTTAGTTGATGGCCTACTCTGTATGCGACAGAACTATTAACTACTTCATCTTAAGCACTGTTCACTTACAAGTTACAGTATTACCTCCCTACTCCAAGAACACACATAACATGGCGATGGAAGAGAAAAAAGGCCCAGGTTCCAGCCCCTACAGTTACATCTGCTTATAAAATAATCCAGAACCCCCAAATGCTAACACATACATCCGTCCTTGGCATTGCCTTTGTCCTGCTTAGCTGATATAATTGCCACCTTTGAATCTAGATTTCCTACCCATGACCTTAGAGCTCTCTATTCTGGTCCCTGCCTTCCAATATACCTCAGGTTTCAAATACAGACACTACTGTGAATGACAAAAGCAAACCTTTTGGGGGCACATTTGATCAGCTGCTTGTAAGACAGAACAGGTTCAGAAGCATAGTGGGGAAAGAAGAGAACATTAGCTGTGACTGAGGGAGTAGAGAGTTAAACCCAcattattgctcttttaagatgtggtaaagtaactcctcacttaatgtcatcCAGTTTGATGTTAAGTtgttgatcaattagagaacacgctcgtttaaagttgcgcaatgctcccttataatgtttggcagccgcctgctttgtccactgcttgtagaaagagcagcccattggagctagctggtgggggcttagaaccagggtgggccagcagcccccctatcagctcccctaagttctctgtgcagcagccaTCCGGCAGGCTATTGATTGCCGGGCgcttcagctgtccctccccccactgctgtgtgctgcttctgccctctgccttggagctgctcttgggagcctcctgcttgttgtagaatggggggagggaggaggaagaggggtgctaatgtccgGGTGTCCCCCTACCCCCACTCCTGTACCTCATCTTCACAGATAGGGCAGcagacatgacagggctcaggatggagggagcttgctggcagcagctgctgtctccacttgctgatctacttaaaaaggcagtgtacttagagtggggtcagtgtacttaaagagGCAACGagctcatctctctcacacactctgtctctgtctctgtctctccctctctcacacacacacacacacacacacacacacacacacacacggtgtgtgtctcctccctccatttgtgctgtctTGTAGAGTGAggggctacattaacaacgtgttaacccttgagggctcagctgagagctagttcattatttagcagtaaagcattccctgggaaatatcccactgtCTTCCTCCACCAcgtcaaccaagcttcacaatcatcattgctgtgtacagtattacatTTTCGTTTAAAAgttagagagagagtgagtgtctTTTGTccggcaaaaaaaatttccctggaacttagcccctccatttacattaattcttatggcgAAACTGGATTGGCTTagcatcattttgcttaaagtggcattcttcaggaacataactacaacattaagcaaggagttgCTGTACTGGGCAAGGGAGCAAACTAAACTCTATATGTCCTATGTCCCTCTTAAATGATAGCTCTGTTTCACTTTTCTGTCAATTAGTTTGCTGTTGCACTGCCAGGTGGTCAATCTCTCCCAGTTTTGCTTACCACTAATGAAGGACTCTTCAGGATAGATGAACTGGGAGGGCTTGATGTAATGGTGCTGTTTCAGCAATACCAGTGGTTTAAAGCCAATCAGGACCAAACCTGGGGAATCAAATCTCTTCGCTTCTTCTACCTCCTCTTTCTCCAGTACAATCTGACGGTTCCCATAGGTCTAACAAATAGAAGAAAAAAGACAATTATGAGAATGGAGAGGTCACCCATTCAGCAAAGAGGACATAAGCAGAACGGATTCCATTGTCCCTGTGATGAAACATATGGGGGAGTGGCAAAAAGAGGACTGTGGGAATGGGAAAGATGACTAGATTACCCACCGAAGATATTTTCCAGCTCAAAGGAAAGATCTGTGAGATGTATTTCCATGCTGGCATGAGGAGAAACCAGTTCACTGCTGGTCAAAGCAAAATCCAAATTGGTTTCACACACAGGATTGAACAAATCAAATACATTCAAGGTTGACAAAGCCAGCAGTttaaaaggactgatagccagtCTACGTAAAGAGCAGTCCTGCTACTGCCCATAATGGAACATTTCTCATGCGCCTTTCAATTTCTCTAATCCCAGGTTTTTAATCAGCCATTCACacaataatttaatttttatctATTCATCACCAGTCCCCTTCAGACACACTTTGGATCCCTTTGCACTAGTTTCCATGGTACTCCATGGCATTCAGTGTAGGACCTGGCAGGATGCTTTATGGAGGAAGTTTGGGCGTGAATGACTAAGAAAATCTGCTTCAGCAAATTCCCAGTAATGGGAGTGTGCTCACAACCCTCGCTTCTAAGCGGACATCTGCAAGCAACCTGGGGGTTGAAAGTACTGCTTTGTTTCACAAATCTCATCAGAACAGTATTTAATCTCTGTACCTTCATCCAGTCTACAAAAGGTCAGACAGGAGAGAAATGTTTGGATTTCAGCCTTGCGCTTCTCCCAAACACCTTCTGCTCTGAGAAATTGGTGTCTAATGACAATAAAACCCAACATCTTCAGCTAAAAGAAGGATTGACACAAAATAACTTTATAGTCCTATAACTCCTTCCATCCCGGAGCCTCAAAGTATTTTGCAGACCGTATACAGGAATCACTTATCCAGCCCTGAAATACAGCTACACCTGAGCATGGTGTACCATGCAATACTACATGGCGGCAGGAGGAGTGAAGAATAAAGAGGGATGCAGAGTGCAATTACTCAGGTTGGAAGTTAACTTAGACATTGAGATTCATACCCCTGACCTTATGGTAAGTAATGATTCAATGATATTCTTTATAAGTGGTCAAAACCTCTGTGTTTAGATCATCAAGAAATGGCACCAGCAACAAAACAAGAGCTGCTAGTGTCATGTTTTCAGGATGATACAGTTCTGATTCCGAAAGGACAGCACACCCTATAAAGCCCCAGCCTCACTTCCACTAATAGCTTTTTTCTCCCTTGAAAGCCTCACCCAAGCAATGACCCACTCAAATTCTGCTTAACTTATGAATGGGACAAAGACCCCTAAGAGGACAGAGATGCAAACAGTACGAACAAGTGGCACCGTGCCTTTCTGCACATCATCTTAAAAGGCCAACAGaaaaataagcagcaggtttattcAGATGCTCAATGTCCTTGCAGGTCCCCCAGCACCAGGAAGAACAAGTGCGTAGGGAGTGCGTTACCTGAGCCTTCTTGGTATCACTAGGTAGAAGCAAGCTGCCTGTCTCTCGATTAAATGTCCGTGTCTTTGTTTTCACAGGCTCATTGGTTTCCCGATAAAGTTTCACTGGAGATGGTTTGAAAGCTTTCTGGACCAGGTTGTAAACACCTACAGCGAGGGATAGGTCTTTGCTCAGATGGAAGTTTAACCTGTGTGGAAATAACAGACAGACTTCAAATTTCTAAAGAGACTTTTCATAAAGAAAGTCTCTCACATTACAGTCTATTCCCCTAGGTTCGCCTTTATTCACTTTCCAGCACCACCTTCATCTCTGAAATGGAAATATTACTTACCTTGCAATTCTGCTTCTCTAAAGATATTGTGCAGGATTCTCAGTCCTGGGTCATAGGTCTTTAACACAAACCACTTAGCAGAACTCACAGGTTCTCCATTCTTTTTACCCTTGAAGGCAGCTACAGTGAGATAGTGCACAAGGCAGACCCACTACTGACAACTGTGCACCGCTCTCATGCTCAATGTAAATGCTGCTCTTTGACCTCTTAGCTAGCTCCTTTGAGCGAACAGGAGGCAAAGCTCCCACAAAAAGCCAATTCAAGACAATGCAATAGCAAAAACATGCCTTTGGGGGGAAAAGAAACAAGGCTTGAGAGAGATGGTAATCTACAAATTGAGTAGAACAGTGAGAGGGTGAAACAAAGCATTTCCCTTCCTCTAAAGAGAATGTCAGTATAGGATTCTCACTCCACAGGAGCTAAAGAGCTTGAGGGATGTCCCCAAAAGAGGGCAATAAAGTGTTGCTGCAACTAGCAGCAACAAAGTCAATGCCAACAGTGTGAATAAGGAAGGAGgtgttatataaaaaaaaatatataaattatatcCTTCCTTATTCACACTGTCAGCATTGACCTTATTGCTGTTAGCATTAACGACACAAAAGAGTAACATACCTTGTCCAAGTACTATGTCAGAGGTTCCAGTCTGCAAAAAGGAATAGCAATCAGTGAGAAAAGCCCACGCAAAAACTGGCCACTTGAAAATCTGAGATGACATCCTAAGAAGGGACTCTCTCCTGTTCCTGAACCCAAGCAACAATGCTTTAAAAATGCATAGAGAGATGACCATTCGTTTGCTTTGCAGACATCTGTGACTGAACCTTGAGATTGGTTATGGCTGGAACCTTCCCTCAAATTGAGCAAGAGCCTTGAAAAAGACTTCTAGTTTCAACCCAGCCAAGTTATGAAATGCATACATCCAGTTAGACATGGTGTTTTCAGGTACAACACTGTTGATCAAACTGGtgctaaacaaaaaacaaaacaaaaaaacaaaaaaccacacacaccagAAAAAGATGGGTAAAATTTCTAACGGTTTCAGTCTGCTCCATACAGAGCCTCCAGGGACGTTTTGACATCTAGCATATGGTGAAAGGCCTCCCAAGACAGGCACACAGTCTGGGGGAAAATGTTGGCAGAAGGATAGGTAGAAGTCTACCACCACCTTGAAACGGAAGCTCGGATGAGTCTGCAGCATTAACTTATCCTTCTAAAACATGGCATAAGAAGAATCAATTACTAGGCCCCTGAACTCACTCTGAGCTGAAATCATTGCCACTATGAAAATAAACTTCCTGGAAGAAATAAACTCTCACAAACTGGATGGTTCCGAAGGAATTTTCAGCAGCTTTGTCAAGAGCACATTAATATCCCATAACACTTTTTAAATGTGAGTTTTCAGATGTGTTAATCCCCATAAGAACCAGAAAACAAGAGCCTGCAAAGACTAATACAGGAGCGACAAACTATAATAGCTACCAAACATGCTGGAATGCAGTAAACTAAACTCAGACAGGTGAAGGCAGTCAAACAGTTGTTGTGCAAAGGCCCTCTTTAGCCTGACTTTACCACAAACATTAACATTTTCTGGTTTGAGTTGTAGATTTTTTTCCAGTAGATGATTTCTGAGATGCCTGAAGGACATGAGCCCCATACTCAGACTACCATGTCAAGAAAAGGGCTCTGGGGTCATGATGAAGCAAGGATGATTTCAGGCCACTCTCAGAATAGGAGAAGGCATGTGGTGGCTAGAAGGGGCCTAGTTCACATTCTATTTTCCACTACTGCGATCCTCAAGGGTCTACGAGCTAGGAGAGTTCCATTAGTCTTGTGCTAGAGAGTTATGGCCCAAGAGTGAAAATACTGCTCAAATGGTGTCTCTATAGAACAATCCTTCCACTTGAAGAAGGCTGGACACAACCCCTTCCAGAGGCTGCTGATGCTATTTCAAAATGTTGACATGTGGTACACACCTGGCCAAAGCACGCTTCCTTGTCTCCTTTGCTCGCACTTTCTTCATGAGATCTTCCAGCCTGCTTGAGGCATCAGTATGGACCCCCAGGTCTTCGTCCTCTGCTGTGTTTATGATGTCCCTGTAGAACAAGGAGATATCGAACCCCCCAGGCTTCTTCAGGTGCATCAAGTCAAGGAAGATACCTGGGGACAAGGTAGAAATGTGGCGAGGATCATACAAATTGATTTCTACTTATATTGGCATGTTCATACAATACTCAGATATTCCTTTAAATGGGAAAGGAAGTTGAAATGGACAGTCGTCCAAGAACAAAGAGCTGTCTTTTTGttaagaatttttcttttttggtaagtGTTGGTTCTTGCAAGAAAGTAATTAATGAAAACTAGCCTGGTAGTTCTTTGCATCTAGTCAAGCAATGCTGCAGAGGGACCATGCTCAGCTCCTACCTGGGAGGGAAGTGACCCACtgtggccaatgctcaaagcagcACTGACAGGCTCCCGAAGAAACTGCATCCACCCCATTCTTGTCCATAGcgagaggagaggaagagaagaaggaaGATTATAGAGAATCCCCCACAAAATTCTCTTTCGCCAGGTATAAAGGATAATGTCTTAAGGATGCTTGACTACCCTTAGGCTCTAGCACGCcaactgaattctaaaggaatTGGCTGTCTCAACCACTTGCTGTGACTACTGCAACATCCTCCTTTCTGGCCTCCAAACATATTGCTTTCCTTCAGTTAATGTAAAATACAGCTGTAACTGAAGGCAATTTCTGCAATACCCTTGAAAAacattactgaattaagttaaagtATCTCtcgagtccattgtattaaatacaAAGATGACATGTTATTTTTGGCTTAGATTGTATGTAACCTgtctggagggggagagggaagggaagagatgtgATGTGAACCCTGGAAAGTGTTGTGAATGTCAAAGGACTATATTCAACAATGTGCCAGGCAAGGATGGACTTTGGAGACTCAGTGTCAAGTGATTTGCcgggggaaggtgaatgcaaattcccacTTCCGATTACGCAAAAATACAGCTTTTTCAAGCTATGGCTTGAGGAGGGAACCATTGTCTACTGATTCTCTCTTCCCAGAATCTCaggatcaaaggcccaagctgtataaaggaaagactgcACTATTCATGGGTGCGCTAGTTCTGAGCTAGGTCTGCTGTGAACTTGTAGCCACAGAAAAACCCCTTTGCAGAgattttaagatggattcctATCAGCGTCCTAGCTAGAGCTGAGGGGTGATCTCTTGTAAACTTATTAGAATGTATGtagattttattgtttttaatacattttctcaGTAATGCTTtccaccttaagaataaatatgtttgcttagaaaaagctgtgTGCTAACTTGTGACTGCTGGCAACCAGAGCTGTTCATAGCCTCCggtgagaaagcaaagcacagatacTGGCCTGTTTATGCACTCTAGCTTGCTGGGGATATTTCAGTAtaagcagggaactgtgcaggctgaaaaaaacccagtcagaaggagagagatgtgggtcttcaccaaagagaggtgatggctcaGGAGCCTAGAATGTGTGCCGTTGTAGAACCACAGAGAGGGAAACAGATGCAGTTGCTAAATTTCTCTTTGCCTGTCAATTTGATCATGTCACTCCATTCCTGGAAGAGGGGGGTAACAAGAAAGTACGAAGGGGGTTTAATTTCTATGGCCCCTTCAATCCCTGACTACAAGCCAAGACAAACAAAAGGGGGTTAATTAGTGCCTATTAACCTCAAAAAACTGGACTGAGAGCCTCTAATTTAGAAAGTATTTTTATGTTTTGATTCAAATATTTTGGAGAATTGTCTCCAGAAATGTAGCAGCCCAAAGCCCAGTTTACTCCTAGGCAATTCCCCAAATCCGA of the Gopherus flavomarginatus isolate rGopFla2 chromosome 1, rGopFla2.mat.asm, whole genome shotgun sequence genome contains:
- the XRCC6 gene encoding X-ray repair cross-complementing protein 6 encodes the protein MSEWMSYYKNEEDEEEEEYPEEVETGGEYKYAGRDSLIFLVDSSKAMFEYYDDDEWTPFDMTIQCIRNVYTNKIISSDRDLLSVVFYGTEKHKNSVDFKHVYVLQELDNPGAKRVLELDKYKGDQGKALFRESFGHNPDYSLGEALWACCNLFSDVQFKMSHKRIMLFTNEDNPHGHDSTKAKLARTKAADLRETGIFLDLMHLKKPGGFDISLFYRDIINTAEDEDLGVHTDASSRLEDLMKKVRAKETRKRALARLNFHLSKDLSLAVGVYNLVQKAFKPSPVKLYRETNEPVKTKTRTFNRETGSLLLPSDTKKAQTYGNRQIVLEKEEVEEAKRFDSPGLVLIGFKPLVLLKQHHYIKPSQFIYPEESFISGSTTLFNALLTKCLDKEVMALCRYTPSRNTPPRFVALVPQEEELDEQKVQTAPPGFHLIFLPYADDKRKIDFTEKVPANDEQVDKMKEIIQKLRFKYRNDSFENPVLQQHFRNLEALALDLIEPEQAEDLTQPKVEAMNHRLGDLVEQFKQLVYPPDYNPEGKAVKRKQGEGAGQTEKKPKMEVSKDELRSHVQKGTLGKFTVPVLKEACRVYGLKGGGKKQELLDALTEYFSKF